One Mesotoga infera genomic region harbors:
- a CDS encoding HAMP domain-containing histidine kinase: MGLRTICDHILDIAQNAVDSGTKKAELRIQEKRGSSFSFSVLDWGKGIPSELLEAVLDPFFTEKRKKVKFGLGLPMLKFAAEATGGRFLIDSKMGSGTEITASFLLSSFDCQPVGDIPSTLFAVITMNDDVDWTVERVLDEDGYTFSSSQFREALGNDCFTFPVKMKMILGILQEAEISLGGLSNVY, translated from the coding sequence ATGGGACTGAGAACAATATGCGATCACATACTTGACATTGCTCAAAATGCAGTAGATTCCGGAACTAAGAAGGCTGAACTAAGAATCCAGGAGAAGAGAGGAAGTAGTTTCTCTTTTTCAGTACTTGATTGGGGTAAGGGAATTCCTTCTGAATTGCTTGAGGCTGTTTTGGATCCCTTCTTTACAGAGAAGAGAAAGAAAGTGAAATTCGGACTAGGACTCCCAATGCTGAAATTTGCAGCGGAGGCTACTGGAGGAAGATTCCTAATTGACTCAAAAATGGGATCGGGTACGGAAATAACTGCGTCTTTCTTGCTCTCTAGTTTTGATTGTCAGCCTGTGGGAGATATCCCTTCGACTCTATTTGCTGTAATTACTATGAATGATGATGTAGACTGGACAGTAGAGAGAGTCCTCGATGAAGATGGCTACACATTCTCTTCATCTCAGTTTAGAGAAGCTTTGGGGAACGACTGTTTCACTTTTCCAGTCAAAATGAAGATGATTCTAGGTATTCTTCAAGAGGCAGAAATATCACTGGGAGGTTTATCGAATGTCTACTAG